A single window of Mustelus asterias unplaced genomic scaffold, sMusAst1.hap1.1 HAP1_SCAFFOLD_77, whole genome shotgun sequence DNA harbors:
- the LOC144483753 gene encoding uncharacterized protein LOC144483753: MEKPWKCGDCEKQFKAPSDLEIHRRSHTGERLFTCSVCGKGFTQLSNLLNHKVTHTKKSPFKCSDCGSGFKSSGELVSHQRIHTEERPFSCSHCTKRFQWSSNLRTHQRVHTGERPFTCSQCGKGFSHSSTLQTHQRVHTGKRPFTCSACGKGFTRLSYLQSHQRVHTGERPFTCSQCEKGFIALSSLQRHQRLHSGEKPFICSECGEGFTQLSNLQTHQRVHTGEKPFTCSQCGKGFTQLSSLQTHQRVHTGERPFICSQCEKGFTDSSGLQRHQRIHIGERSFTCCQCGRGFRVSSQLLKHQQVHE, from the coding sequence atggagaaaccgtggaaatgtggggactgtgagaaGCAATTCAAAGCTCCATCTGATTTGGaaattcatcggcgcagtcacactggggagaggctgttcacctgctctgtgtgtgggaagggattcactcagttatccaacctgctgaaTCACAAAGTGACTCATACCAAGAAGAGCCCCTTTaagtgctctgattgtgggagtggattcaaaagctctggagaactggtgtcccaccaacgcattcacactgaggagagaccgttcagctgctctcactgcacaaagagatttcaatggtcatccaacctgcggacacaccagcgggttcacactggggagaggccattcacctgctctcagtgtgggaaaggattcagtcattcatccaccctgcagacacaccagcgagttcacactgggaagaggccgttcacctgctctgcatgtgggaagggtttcactcgGTTATCATACCTGCagtcacatcagcgagttcacactggggagaggccattcacctgctctcagtgtgagaagggattcattgcattatccagcctgcagagacaccagcgacttcacagtggggagaaaccgttcatctgctctgagtgtggggagggatttactcagttatccaacctacagacacaccagcgagttcacactggggagaaaccattcacctgctctcagtgtgggaagggattcactcaattgtccagcctgcaaacacaccagcgagttcacactggggagaggccgttcatttgctctcagtgtgagaagggattcactgactcaTCCGGCCTCCAgagacaccagcgcattcacattggggagaggtcattcacctgctgtcagtgtgggaggggatttagagtttcatcccagctactaaaacaccaacaagttcacgagtga
- the LOC144483761 gene encoding uncharacterized protein LOC144483761 yields the protein MGKPWQCEDCGKKWRFPSELEIHRRVHTGERPFTCSDCGKGFAHSCNLLTHQRVHTGERPFTCSDCGKGFTHLTHLHTHKRVHTGEKPFSCSQCGNGFSQLSHLLRHQQVHTKERPFTCTECGKTFTTSWNLLTHQRIHTGEKPFTCCACGKGFSRLCSLQTHQRVHTGQKPFTCSECEKGFAQLSHLLSHQRVHTGERPFVCTMCGKGFSESFTLLIHQRVHKDERPFTCSECGMGFTKSSNLLMHQHVHTGEKPFTCCVCGKGYTQLSSLRRHQKGHK from the coding sequence ATGGGGAAACCGTggcaatgtgaggactgtgggaagaaatggcGATTCCcgtctgagctggaaattcatcgacgcgttcacactggagaaaggccgtttacctgctcagactgtgggaagggatttgctcattcatgcaacctgctgacacatcagcgagttcacaccggggagaggccattcacctgttctgactgtggaaagggattcactcatttaacccacctccacacacacaagcgagttcacactggggagaaaccgttctccTGCTCTCAGTGCGGGAACGGATTctctcagttatcccaccttctgaggcaccagcaagttcataccaaggagaggcctttcacctgcacgGAGTGTGGAAAAACATTCACTACTTCAtggaacctgctgacacaccagcgaattcacactggggagaagccattcacctgctgtgcatgtgggaaggggttcagtcggttatgcagcctgcagacacaccagcgagttcacactgggcaaaaaccattcacctgctctgagtgtgagaagggattcgctcagttatcccacctgctgtcacaccagcgagttcacactggggagaggccattcgtctgcaccatgtgtgggaagggattcagtgaatcattcaccctgctaatacaccagcgggttcacaaggacgagaggccattcacgtgctcagagtgtgggatgggattcactaagtcatccaacctgctgatgcACCAAcatgttcacacaggggagaagccgttcacctgctgtgtgtgtgggaagggatacactcagttatccagcctgcgcaGGCACCAGAAAggtcacaagtga